A genome region from Myroides fluvii includes the following:
- a CDS encoding ATP-dependent helicase, with amino-acid sequence MQSYIDQLNEAQRAPVLQKDGPMIVIAGAGSGKTRVLTLRIAYLMHQGVDAFNILSLTFTNKAAREMKNRIAQIVGNSEAKNLWMGTFHSVFARILRAEADHLGYPSNFSIYDSQDTQRLIGQIIKELQLDKDIYKPKEVASRISNYKNNLVTVKAYFNDAELQEADAMSKRPRIGEIYEHYVERCFKAGAMDFDDLLLKTNELLTRFPDVLAKYQDRFRYILVDEYQDTNNSQYLIVRALSDRFQNICVVGDDAQSIYAFRGANINNILNFQKDFDKVQLYRLEQNYRSTRNIVEAANTIIDKNKVKLEKIVWTDNESGPKIKVHRSLTDGEEGRFVASTIFEEKMQNQKNNSDFAILYRTNAQSRAMEDALRKRDIPYRIYGGLSFYQRKEIKDVLSYLRLIINPKDEEALVRVINYPARGIGATTLDKLIIAANHYKRSIFEVMSHIDKIDLKITAGTKNKLTDFVNMVKAFQALEQTKDAYEMVEHVVKKTGLVQELRKDTTPEGITRMENIEELLNGIKDFIEGQREIDGARGALTEFLEDVALATDLDKDTGDDDRVALMTIHLAKGLEFPTVFCVGMEEDLFPSAMSSTTRTELEEERRLFYVALTRAEHQAYLTYAQSRYRWGKLIDCDPSRFIQEIDDQYLEFLTPVETNYRYTPKIDADIFGDVDKSKLRLAKPVNGTPPAYLKNNEEPVLDRNIRKLKPVNATTSGNSGGEAANSGLTIGQRVMHERFGQGVILNLEGVGADRKAEINFEVGGIKKILLRFAKLQVLA; translated from the coding sequence ATGCAAAGTTATATTGATCAACTTAATGAAGCTCAAAGAGCACCTGTATTACAGAAAGATGGCCCCATGATTGTGATAGCTGGAGCAGGTTCAGGAAAAACAAGAGTATTGACCTTGAGGATTGCTTATTTGATGCATCAAGGGGTAGATGCTTTTAATATTCTATCCTTAACTTTTACCAATAAAGCAGCGCGAGAAATGAAAAATCGAATTGCTCAAATTGTTGGAAATAGTGAGGCTAAAAACCTTTGGATGGGAACTTTTCACTCTGTTTTTGCCCGCATATTGCGTGCTGAGGCAGACCATTTGGGCTATCCAAGTAATTTCTCTATTTACGATTCTCAAGATACCCAACGACTAATTGGGCAGATTATCAAAGAATTACAGCTGGATAAAGACATCTATAAACCCAAAGAAGTAGCAAGTCGTATTTCTAATTATAAAAACAACTTGGTGACAGTAAAAGCATATTTTAATGATGCTGAACTCCAAGAGGCCGATGCCATGAGCAAAAGACCGCGCATAGGTGAAATTTACGAACACTATGTAGAGCGCTGTTTCAAAGCAGGAGCTATGGATTTTGATGATTTACTGTTGAAAACCAATGAATTACTGACTCGTTTTCCGGATGTTTTAGCAAAGTATCAAGATCGCTTTCGCTATATTTTGGTGGATGAGTATCAAGATACAAACAACTCTCAGTATTTGATTGTCCGCGCTTTGTCAGATCGCTTTCAAAATATCTGTGTGGTAGGAGATGATGCGCAAAGTATTTACGCTTTCCGTGGAGCGAATATCAATAATATCTTAAACTTTCAAAAAGATTTTGACAAGGTACAGCTGTATCGATTAGAGCAAAATTATCGATCTACAAGAAATATTGTTGAAGCGGCGAATACCATCATTGACAAGAATAAAGTCAAACTGGAAAAAATCGTTTGGACAGATAATGAGTCAGGGCCGAAAATTAAAGTACACCGTTCGTTAACCGATGGAGAAGAGGGGCGCTTTGTAGCGTCAACTATTTTTGAAGAAAAAATGCAAAATCAAAAAAACAACAGCGATTTTGCTATTCTATATCGTACCAATGCACAGTCTCGTGCGATGGAGGATGCCTTGCGTAAACGAGATATTCCCTATCGCATTTACGGGGGATTATCTTTCTATCAACGCAAAGAAATTAAAGATGTATTGAGCTATTTGCGCTTGATTATCAACCCAAAAGACGAAGAGGCCTTGGTGCGAGTAATTAATTATCCTGCGCGTGGAATTGGCGCAACAACTTTGGATAAATTGATCATCGCCGCCAATCATTACAAGCGTTCTATTTTTGAAGTGATGTCACATATCGATAAGATTGATTTAAAAATCACTGCAGGAACGAAAAATAAATTAACTGATTTTGTCAATATGGTCAAAGCCTTTCAAGCATTAGAACAAACGAAAGATGCGTATGAAATGGTTGAGCATGTGGTGAAAAAAACAGGATTGGTACAAGAATTACGCAAAGATACAACGCCAGAGGGAATTACGCGTATGGAGAATATTGAGGAATTACTCAATGGTATCAAAGATTTTATTGAAGGACAACGCGAAATTGACGGTGCTCGAGGTGCATTAACTGAGTTTTTAGAAGATGTAGCCTTGGCAACCGATTTGGATAAAGACACAGGAGATGATGATCGAGTAGCTTTAATGACCATTCACCTTGCAAAAGGATTGGAATTTCCAACCGTGTTCTGCGTGGGAATGGAAGAGGATCTGTTTCCAAGTGCAATGAGCAGTACTACAAGAACTGAATTAGAAGAAGAACGACGCTTGTTTTATGTCGCTTTAACTCGTGCCGAACACCAAGCGTATTTGACCTATGCGCAATCGCGATACCGCTGGGGTAAACTCATCGATTGTGATCCCTCGCGATTTATTCAAGAAATTGATGATCAGTATTTAGAGTTTTTAACACCCGTAGAAACCAATTACCGCTATACCCCTAAAATTGATGCCGATATTTTTGGCGATGTAGATAAGAGTAAGTTGAGATTGGCCAAACCGGTGAACGGAACACCTCCTGCGTATTTAAAAAATAACGAAGAACCTGTACTAGATCGCAACATTCGAAAATTAAAACCCGTTAACGCTACGACAAGCGGAAACAGTGGAGGAGAGGCCGCAAATAGCGGATTGACAATAGGACAACGCGTCATGCATGAGCGATTTGGACAAGGTGTAATCCTGAATCTCGAAGGCGTAGGGGCAGACCGCAAAGCTGAAATTAACTTCGAGGTAGGGGGAATAAAAAAAATATTATTGCGATTTGCTAAGCTTCAAGTTTTAGCGTAA
- a CDS encoding DUF7935 family protein, with protein MNLNFLLVSLQYVLPALIVAGLAYVFFQKILERQAQRDRFILAQLANKETGIDTKALKLQACERLVIYAERSDLKKLILRVQPLSTDTKTYAHLLVQHLEQEYEYNVTQQLYVSPELWTIVVHTKNALITTIQQTAKLPEATSAMLYQNLLLNESIKIQNKVDILLRAIKEETNANLH; from the coding sequence ATGAATCTCAATTTTCTACTCGTCTCACTTCAGTATGTCCTCCCCGCGCTAATCGTGGCGGGACTGGCTTATGTCTTTTTTCAAAAAATTTTAGAAAGACAGGCGCAAAGAGATCGTTTTATCCTTGCACAACTCGCAAATAAAGAGACGGGCATTGACACCAAAGCGCTAAAATTACAAGCTTGTGAGCGATTAGTAATTTATGCAGAGCGCAGTGATTTAAAAAAGTTAATTTTAAGAGTACAGCCCCTAAGTACTGATACCAAAACTTATGCTCATTTACTGGTTCAGCATCTCGAGCAAGAATACGAATACAACGTTACACAGCAGCTGTATGTTTCTCCTGAACTATGGACTATTGTGGTACACACGAAAAACGCCCTTATCACCACGATTCAACAAACAGCTAAATTGCCTGAAGCAACTTCGGCTATGTTGTATCAAAACCTCTTGTTAAATGAATCGATAAAGATCCAAAACAAAGTGGATATTTTACTTCGAGCAATCAAAGAAGAGACTAATGCTAATTTACATTAA
- a CDS encoding DUF4197 domain-containing protein, whose amino-acid sequence MRRILISTCLLVGVLGTNYTIHAQGKLGNVLGNLSQDQIGKGLKEALDKGIQQQVAQLAKPDGFFKNEMVKIMLPEELQKVDKTLRAMGMGSVADQGLQLLNRAAEDAVKEATPIFVQAIKELTFTDAKNILLGGQSSATTYLKEKTSKQLAGKFAPIIEESLSQVGATKVWEGIFTKYNSLPLVSPVDPNLTNYVTEKTMDGVFTMISVEENKIRGNEDNARSTNLLKEVFGKQDNTATTSTSSSKKTTTETSKKTEKTTEKKKSLLDLFGK is encoded by the coding sequence ATGAGAAGAATTTTAATTAGCACCTGCTTATTGGTAGGCGTTTTAGGGACCAACTATACGATTCACGCACAAGGTAAATTGGGCAATGTATTAGGTAACTTATCCCAAGATCAGATTGGAAAAGGGCTAAAAGAAGCTTTAGATAAAGGAATCCAACAACAAGTAGCTCAATTGGCAAAGCCGGATGGATTCTTTAAAAATGAAATGGTCAAAATCATGTTACCTGAAGAATTGCAAAAGGTAGATAAAACCCTTCGCGCAATGGGGATGGGGAGTGTTGCTGACCAAGGGTTGCAATTGTTAAACAGAGCTGCGGAAGACGCCGTTAAGGAAGCAACTCCAATTTTTGTACAAGCAATTAAAGAACTTACGTTTACGGATGCGAAGAACATCTTATTGGGAGGGCAATCGTCTGCAACTACATATTTAAAAGAAAAAACTTCAAAACAATTAGCAGGCAAATTCGCTCCTATTATTGAAGAATCTTTATCTCAAGTTGGGGCAACTAAAGTATGGGAAGGTATTTTTACCAAGTACAACAGCCTGCCTTTGGTTTCGCCTGTTGATCCAAACCTAACCAACTATGTGACAGAAAAAACCATGGATGGGGTATTTACAATGATTTCTGTTGAGGAAAATAAAATTCGCGGAAACGAAGACAATGCTCGCTCCACGAATCTGTTGAAAGAAGTATTTGGCAAACAAGATAATACAGCGACAACTTCTACTAGTTCTTCTAAAAAGACAACGACAGAAACTTCCAAGAAAACGGAAAAAACGACAGAAAAGAAAAAAAGCTTATTGGATCTTTTTGGCAAATAA
- a CDS encoding putative glycolipid-binding domain-containing protein — MEKKRTWLGVDTISIEHFTCIEKEGSFHCKGELVGNKNNRIYGVEYQIVATSTWETRFFDIRCQEGHRYYQLSGHKLNEQWMLDEQEYPHLKECLDIDISVTPFTNTLPISRLKLNIGESKTIPVLYINPLEENFTLVQQEYTKLAENTYYYKNIWSDFEATITVDDDGFVVEYPGLFKVI, encoded by the coding sequence ATGGAAAAAAAACGTACGTGGTTAGGTGTAGATACTATTTCTATAGAACACTTCACTTGTATTGAAAAAGAAGGTAGTTTTCACTGTAAAGGTGAGCTTGTTGGGAATAAAAACAATCGCATTTATGGAGTAGAATATCAAATTGTAGCTACTTCAACTTGGGAAACGCGTTTCTTTGATATTCGATGTCAAGAAGGCCATCGCTACTATCAATTGAGTGGGCATAAATTAAACGAACAATGGATGTTAGACGAACAAGAATATCCTCATTTAAAAGAGTGTTTGGATATTGATATTTCGGTGACTCCTTTTACCAATACCTTGCCAATTAGTCGTTTAAAGCTGAATATTGGCGAATCTAAAACTATTCCAGTTTTGTATATCAATCCCTTGGAAGAAAACTTTACATTAGTACAACAAGAATATACCAAATTGGCTGAAAATACGTACTATTACAAAAATATTTGGAGTGATTTCGAAGCGACCATTACCGTGGATGACGATGGATTTGTTGTAGAATATCCAGGATTGTTTAAGGTGATTTAG
- a CDS encoding class I SAM-dependent methyltransferase, whose translation MEDFIKHNQKAWDNQAKANVAWSQPVSSEIVQKAKQGEWDLYVLPTPIAKDWIGEVKGKKVLCLASAGGQQGPILAALGADVLVYDLSEEQLLKDQMVAERDGLELKIMQGDMGDLSALEATSFDLIIHPISNLYIDDVNKVWKECFRVLKQGGKLISSFYNPIVFVEDRDPALKEKGLIRPRFTIPYADQTDLSPIELQQKIDRGEALVFGHSLQDLIGGQTKAGFAIIAYEEAWQPNPRFVIDTYIPTFIATQSIKL comes from the coding sequence TTGGAAGATTTTATTAAACACAATCAAAAAGCATGGGATAATCAAGCCAAGGCAAATGTAGCTTGGTCACAACCCGTAAGCAGTGAAATAGTGCAAAAAGCAAAGCAAGGCGAATGGGATTTATACGTATTGCCAACGCCTATTGCAAAGGATTGGATAGGTGAGGTAAAAGGTAAAAAAGTACTGTGTTTGGCTTCTGCTGGCGGACAACAAGGTCCCATCTTAGCTGCATTAGGTGCGGACGTTCTCGTCTATGATTTATCAGAAGAACAATTATTGAAAGATCAAATGGTGGCAGAACGCGATGGGCTAGAGCTGAAAATTATGCAGGGTGATATGGGGGATTTAAGCGCATTAGAAGCAACGAGTTTTGATTTGATTATTCACCCCATTTCCAATTTGTATATCGATGATGTCAATAAGGTGTGGAAGGAGTGTTTCCGCGTTCTCAAGCAAGGGGGTAAATTAATCAGTAGTTTCTATAATCCGATTGTTTTTGTTGAAGATAGAGATCCAGCGTTAAAAGAAAAAGGATTAATTCGCCCGCGATTTACAATTCCCTATGCCGATCAGACGGATTTATCTCCTATAGAATTGCAGCAAAAAATAGATAGAGGTGAAGCCCTCGTTTTTGGGCATTCACTGCAAGATTTAATAGGAGGACAAACAAAGGCAGGTTTTGCTATTATTGCTTATGAAGAAGCTTGGCAGCCTAATCCTCGTTTTGTAATTGATACCTATATCCCTACTTTTATTGCAACGCAAAGTATAAAATTGTAA
- the fabG gene encoding 3-oxoacyl-[acyl-carrier-protein] reductase, translated as MKLLEGKIAIITGATRGIGRGVAIAFAEQGAHVAFTYSSSVQAADELVSELVALGVQAKGYQSNAAEYAAAEQLVEDVLKDFGNIDILINNAGITKDNLLMRMSEQDFDAVIEVNLKSVFNMTKAVQRTMLKNRKGSIINMSSVVGVKGNAGQANYAASKAGVIGFSKSIALELGSRNIRCNVVAPGFIETEMTGKLAEEVVKGWTDAIPLKRGGKPEDIANACVFLASDMSAYITGQVLNVDGGMLT; from the coding sequence ATGAAATTATTAGAAGGAAAGATAGCAATTATTACCGGTGCTACACGTGGAATTGGTAGAGGTGTGGCAATAGCATTTGCAGAGCAAGGTGCTCATGTAGCTTTTACTTATAGCTCATCTGTACAAGCAGCAGATGAATTAGTAAGCGAATTAGTAGCTTTAGGCGTTCAAGCAAAGGGATATCAATCAAATGCAGCAGAATATGCCGCAGCAGAACAATTGGTAGAGGATGTTTTAAAAGACTTTGGTAATATTGATATTCTAATTAATAATGCAGGTATTACAAAGGACAATTTGTTAATGCGTATGTCAGAACAAGATTTCGATGCTGTAATTGAAGTAAACTTGAAATCAGTGTTCAATATGACAAAAGCGGTACAACGTACCATGTTAAAAAACAGAAAAGGATCTATTATCAATATGAGTTCTGTTGTAGGAGTGAAAGGAAATGCAGGTCAAGCAAACTATGCCGCATCGAAAGCTGGAGTAATTGGATTCTCAAAATCAATCGCTTTGGAATTAGGATCGAGAAATATTCGTTGTAATGTAGTTGCACCTGGATTTATTGAAACAGAAATGACAGGAAAATTAGCAGAAGAAGTGGTAAAAGGATGGACAGATGCTATTCCTTTAAAACGCGGAGGTAAACCAGAAGACATCGCAAATGCTTGTGTATTCTTAGCGTCAGATATGTCAGCGTACATCACAGGACAAGTACTTAATGTAGATGGAGGAATGTTAACCTAA
- a CDS encoding Na+/H+ antiporter NhaC family protein gives MSENKFYTLIPFFVFVAVFLGSGIALDNFYLLPSPIAISLGIITAFALFYKTPINDRITALIEGCGDSKIITMCLIYLLAGAFATITKAIGGVDAMVNIGLHYIPVAYLGVGIFIISCFLSLSIGTSVGTIVALGPIVVGLAEKTGSSMGLLCGALLGGAMFGDNLSVISDTTITATQTMGCEMKDKFKANFKIAIPAAILTVAVLIFMKNETIDTTLILDEQANYILLIPYILTIVLALMGIQVFVALFVGILSAGIIGLVQADFDLVGLGNHTYEGFTSMTEIFLLSMLTGGLARMIEKKGGIAWILKSMQKRIRTSKGAVFGIASLVSGIGVCMANNTVSILVAGNLAHDVATEYKLNRPYVASVLDIFACIVQGILPYGAQILILLSFTNKKLGYLELVSYGYYFAFLLIVTLCYMLFFRKEVQSS, from the coding sequence ATGTCAGAGAATAAATTCTACACACTTATCCCGTTTTTTGTATTTGTAGCTGTTTTTTTAGGTAGTGGAATAGCGTTGGATAATTTTTATCTATTGCCATCACCTATAGCTATTAGCTTGGGAATTATCACGGCTTTTGCCCTGTTTTATAAAACGCCAATAAACGATCGAATAACCGCACTTATCGAAGGTTGTGGTGATAGCAAAATCATAACGATGTGCTTAATCTACCTTTTAGCTGGTGCATTTGCTACCATAACAAAAGCGATTGGAGGCGTGGATGCCATGGTAAATATTGGCCTGCATTATATTCCTGTTGCTTATTTGGGGGTGGGGATTTTTATTATTTCTTGTTTCCTGTCCTTGTCAATTGGTACATCCGTAGGAACCATCGTAGCTTTAGGGCCTATTGTTGTAGGATTAGCTGAAAAAACAGGAAGTTCGATGGGATTACTCTGTGGGGCTTTGTTGGGAGGTGCTATGTTTGGGGATAATCTATCCGTAATTTCCGATACAACGATTACCGCTACCCAAACCATGGGGTGTGAGATGAAAGACAAATTTAAGGCTAACTTTAAAATTGCTATTCCTGCCGCAATACTAACCGTTGCTGTTTTGATATTCATGAAAAATGAAACTATTGATACAACGTTAATTCTAGATGAACAGGCGAATTATATACTGCTGATTCCCTACATTTTGACTATTGTATTAGCCTTGATGGGAATTCAGGTTTTTGTTGCGCTTTTTGTTGGAATCCTCTCTGCGGGAATTATTGGGCTTGTTCAAGCTGATTTTGATTTAGTCGGTCTAGGGAATCACACCTATGAAGGATTTACTTCCATGACAGAAATTTTCTTATTGTCCATGTTAACAGGGGGTCTAGCGCGTATGATTGAAAAGAAAGGAGGGATTGCCTGGATTTTAAAAAGCATGCAGAAGCGAATTCGCACAAGTAAAGGTGCGGTATTTGGTATTGCTTCCTTGGTTTCAGGTATTGGAGTTTGTATGGCAAATAACACCGTATCCATCCTAGTAGCTGGGAATTTAGCTCATGATGTAGCCACAGAATACAAACTAAACCGCCCTTATGTTGCCTCTGTTTTAGATATCTTTGCCTGTATTGTGCAAGGAATATTACCTTATGGAGCTCAAATCCTTATTCTACTGAGTTTTACCAACAAAAAATTAGGCTATTTGGAGCTGGTATCTTACGGATATTACTTCGCTTTCCTATTGATAGTTACCCTGTGTTATATGCTATTCTTTAGAAAAGAGGTACAATCCTCTTAA